Proteins from one Streptosporangium becharense genomic window:
- a CDS encoding NAD(P)-dependent alcohol dehydrogenase produces the protein MKAIVQDTYGPADVLKLGDIDPPVPGDDDVLVRVHAAGVDAGVVHLVTGRPYLLRLFGFGLRAPKTRVRGMDVAGRVEAVGRNVTRFRPGDEVFGTCEGSFAEYARGRQDKFAPKPSRLTFEQAAAVPVSAQTALQGLRDRGAVQPGQKVLVIGAGGGVGTFAVQLAKAFGAEVTGVCGPDKTDLVRSIGADHVIDYTREDFTDLPSRYDLILDIAGNRPLSRLRRVLTPRGTLVIMGGEGGGRWIGSIDRQLRAVLLSPFVGHRLLMLMSIPREQDLRLLAELIETGRLTPVVGRTYPLDEAPDAVRYVGEGHTRGKVVITV, from the coding sequence ATGAAGGCGATCGTCCAGGACACCTACGGCCCGGCCGACGTGCTGAAGCTCGGGGACATCGACCCGCCGGTGCCCGGGGACGACGACGTGCTCGTCCGGGTGCACGCGGCCGGCGTCGACGCGGGCGTCGTGCACCTCGTGACGGGCCGGCCGTACCTGCTGCGCCTGTTCGGCTTCGGGCTGCGCGCGCCGAAGACACGGGTACGCGGCATGGACGTGGCGGGCCGGGTGGAGGCGGTGGGCCGCAACGTCACCCGCTTCCGGCCGGGGGACGAGGTGTTCGGCACCTGCGAGGGCTCCTTCGCCGAGTACGCCCGCGGGCGGCAGGACAAGTTCGCGCCGAAGCCGTCCCGTCTCACCTTCGAGCAGGCGGCGGCCGTACCGGTGTCCGCTCAGACGGCCCTGCAGGGTCTCCGCGATCGAGGCGCGGTCCAGCCGGGCCAGAAGGTGCTGGTCATCGGGGCCGGAGGCGGGGTGGGGACGTTCGCGGTGCAACTGGCCAAGGCGTTCGGCGCGGAGGTCACCGGCGTGTGCGGCCCGGACAAGACGGACCTGGTCCGTTCGATCGGCGCCGACCACGTCATCGACTACACGCGCGAGGACTTCACCGACCTGCCGTCCCGCTACGACCTCATCCTCGACATCGCGGGCAACCGCCCGCTGTCCCGGCTGCGGCGGGTCCTCACCCCGCGCGGGACGCTCGTCATCATGGGCGGTGAGGGCGGCGGGCGGTGGATCGGCAGCATCGACCGTCAGCTCCGGGCGGTGCTGCTGTCGCCGTTCGTGGGCCACCGGTTGCTCATGCTGATGTCGATACCGCGTGAGCAGGACCTTCGTCTCCTGGCGGAGCTGATCGAGACCGGCCGGCTCACCCCGGTCGTCGGCAGGACGTACCCGCTGGACGAGGCCCCCGACGCGGTCAGGTACGTGGGCGAGGGCCACACGCGGGGCAAGGTCGTCATCACCGTGTGA
- a CDS encoding GNAT family N-acetyltransferase, translated as MRPRPVIDLGEVVLRRWRPEDFETLFRLIEESLDHLRMWLPWAAGHSSQTTADTLARHELRWEQGEAYNYAIVHRGTVVGSCSLFGGAEPGGWEVGYWLHPAATGHGLATVAVTALTEQAFALPQVAYVEIVHDAANAASGAVARRAGFHEVGRRTPQPPPAPGDDGVDVVWRLSRPARNLTRTVPGGRGEQAGHE; from the coding sequence ATGAGACCGCGACCGGTGATCGATCTCGGAGAGGTCGTCCTGCGGCGTTGGCGGCCGGAGGACTTCGAGACCCTGTTCCGGCTGATCGAGGAGTCACTGGATCATCTCCGCATGTGGCTGCCGTGGGCGGCCGGGCACAGCAGCCAGACCACCGCCGACACCCTGGCCCGCCACGAGCTGCGCTGGGAGCAGGGTGAGGCCTACAACTACGCGATCGTCCACCGCGGCACGGTCGTCGGCAGTTGCTCGCTGTTCGGCGGTGCGGAACCCGGCGGGTGGGAGGTCGGATACTGGCTGCATCCCGCCGCCACCGGTCACGGCCTGGCGACGGTAGCCGTCACGGCCCTGACCGAGCAGGCCTTCGCACTGCCGCAGGTGGCCTACGTCGAGATCGTTCATGATGCCGCCAACGCCGCCAGTGGCGCGGTGGCCCGGCGTGCGGGTTTCCATGAGGTCGGCCGCCGGACTCCCCAGCCGCCGCCGGCTCCCGGGGACGACGGCGTCGATGTGGTCTGGCGGCTGTCACGACCCGCGCGAAACCTGACTCGGACCGTTCCCGGCGGGCGAGGAGAACAGGCCGGGCACGAGTAG